TTGGCTTCCCGTTGGCGATAAGTGACGACTTCAGACGGACAAATCTGTTGCGCTAAATTGAGCGTTTTGAGTTCAGCCCACAGCCCCCCACAGGCAAATTTGTCCCCTGTGCCTGGAACTAAGAAGTAAAGCTTCCTCATATCAACGCTCCTCTACGCATTGGCGTGGCTGACTCACACAAAATCGCCCGTAGATAAGCCTACCTGATTTGAGGTTGAGCGATCGCCTGATGTCATTTCATTCTTTTCTCTCCCACGGCCCTTAATCAGGAGACAAGAATCGATTAGGCTGGCATATATAGCGATCGCTGAGGAAGTTTTCAAAATGCCTAACCCAGAGAAAAACACGATCAAAATTGAACCCGGAACTCTAGCGTTGATTATGGCCGCCCTAATTCTTTTGCCTTTATTGTTTGTTGGCTTTCTCTCCCAATGAGCCTTTATCCAACTGCGTGCTGCTTAAGTTCGTCTAGCGAGGCGTATTCCAAAGCTGAGGCATGAGTCGCGGCTAAAACCACTGGAGGAGCGGTGCCCTGATCTAGGGCTTCCTTCCAGCGGGATGCACATAAACACCAGCGATCGCCTGGTTTCAGACCAGGAAACTCAAAGGCAGGAACAGGGGTGCTCAAATCATTGCCCTGAGCTTTCGTGAATGCCAAAAACTCTTCTGTCATCTGAGCGCAAACGACATGGGCACCAAAGTCACCCCCACCCGTATTACATTTGCCATCTCGATAAAACCCTGTCATCGGTGAAGTACAGCAGGTTTCGAGGGGGCCACCGACCACATTGCGGGCTTCAGTCATTGCGTTATCCTCTCACAACAGCTTCTAAGTCTACGCTGATTTCGCCTCAAGGTTCATTCAGGCGGTTGAAATTGCTTAATGAACTCGATGATTTGTCGCATTCTAAATCCTTTTGCCAATTGTTGCAGATGGGTAGCAAAAGGGAACCATCGTGCATCTAACGTTTCTAGTTCAGCAATTCTCTCGGTCAGTTTTTTGAGATCGCCCATCATGGCTAAGTGCAATAAAGCTGCAAGTTCATCGGGCGGAGGTGCTAGAAAAGTTGAGGGCAAAGTTGAGGGGATAGAGTTGACTGTTTCAAAGGAGGATGGCGACGCTAATGAGGCTTCCCGGAGCTGAGAGGTACTCCCCGTTTTCTCATAAATCCATTCCAGTTGGAGATGATAGCCCAAGCGCTCTAATAGCTCTGTCTCCCGAATTGGCTTGGGTAGAAAATCGTTGCAGCCAACCTCCTGGCTCTGCTGGCGATCCATCTCAAAGATACTGGCGGAGGTCGCAATAATTACAGTTTGCTGTAGGGTAGGAAGCTGGCGGATGCGACGAGTCGCCTCAAATCCATCAATTCCAGGCATGACTAAATCCATTAAAATCACATCTGGCTGAAATTGTAGGGCTTGCTGCACTCCCTCTCGACCGTCGATCGCTGCGACGACTTCAAATCCTAGCGGCTGGAGCAGGTTGATCAAAACTGAGCGATTATCCTCTTTGTCATCTATGACCATGATTTTTCGGCGATCGCCATTAAAGCCACAAATTCGGCGATCGTTATAGCTGGTTTCAGGGCCGCAATCAACTTCATCCAAAGCGAGATCAAACCAGAAAGTACTTCCTTCTCCTGGTCTACTCTGCACCTTGATGTCACTTCCCATCAACTGCACCAGTTGACGACTAATTGAAAGTCCTAGACCCGTACCTTCTATCTGTCGATGCTGCTCACTGACCTGCCGAAAGGGTAGAAAAATCTCTTGGAGATGTTCTTGGGTAATACCAATTCCTGTATCCTCCACTTGAAACCGAAACTGATTGGAAGATTGAGAGTTGGGGAGATAGCCAACTGTGAAAGTGACCCCACCCTTTCCGGTGAATTTGACCGCATTTCCTAATAAGTTGAGTAGCACTTGTCGTAGTCGCTTCTCATCGACTAGCACTAGTTGGGGGAGAGATGAAAGGGTTTTATAAGTTAGTGAAATGCCTTTTTGCTCAGCTCGGACACGACAGATTTTGACAATTCCCTCCAGAAACTCTGGGAACTGAACGTGATTCAACTGAAGCTCCATTTTTTGAGCTTCGATTTTAGAGAGGTCAAGCACATCACTAATCAACATTAGAAGATGCTCACCACACTGATGAATTACATTTAAACCGTTCCTTTGAGGGTCGGTTAGAGCTTTATCCTTTTTGAGGATTTGAGTATATCCCAAAATCCCATTGAGGGGAGTACGGAGTTCATGGCTCATATTAGCTAAAAACTCACTTTTGGCTCGACTGGCAGCTTCAGCACTTTCTTCGGCCCGTTGCCTTTCTTGGATCTCTTGCTGCAAGTTGAGGGTTCGTTCCTCTACCTTCGCTTCCAAGGTGCGATTCGCTTCTT
This region of Trichocoleus desertorum NBK24 genomic DNA includes:
- a CDS encoding DUF2237 family protein, with protein sequence MTEARNVVGGPLETCCTSPMTGFYRDGKCNTGGGDFGAHVVCAQMTEEFLAFTKAQGNDLSTPVPAFEFPGLKPGDRWCLCASRWKEALDQGTAPPVVLAATHASALEYASLDELKQHAVG